Within the Rosa rugosa chromosome 2, drRosRugo1.1, whole genome shotgun sequence genome, the region AAATTGTGAGAAAGATTGAAGTATGACAATGAATTTCTCCCCACATCCAACACCCATGTTGGAACGTTGCCTTGAATCTGGTTGTTGGAAAGATCTAGGGATCTTAATTGGGTTGAGGTTCTCAGGAAGTGTGGAAACTGAGTTATTTTGCAACCAGACATGTGCAGTGATGAAAGTTTGGGCAACGTATAATTACTGAAGTTCTGAAAACTCACCGTTAGACAATTATAGGAAAGATCAAGATGGATGAGACTTTGGAGATTTTGAAACTTTTCAAACTTCACAACGCCACTCAAATTGTTTGAGGCTATATAAAGATCGCTAAGTTTCACAAGTCCATAGATCGAATTCGGAATCATGCCATGCAGCTTGTTATTATTTAAATAAAGATATGACAAGGAAAGAGACTGGAAATCTTTGATATTACCAGTGAATTCGTTGTTGCCGAGGTGCAAATATTCCAATGATGGCAAAGAATATACCAAAGATGGTATTGTTCCGCTAAGCAAGTTGTTATACAAACTGAGAAAGGTCAAACCCATAGGAATAGAACCACCAAGAAGTTGTTTCTTTGAAGAATCATGTAAAGTTGAAGATGCTTTTGTGGAATTACCATGAATTTCTGGAAGTCCCACAAATATGTTGCTGGAAAGATCCAAGTAATGGAGATGCTCAAGGTTTAAAAGCGACCATGGTATGTGGCCACCAAAACTATTCCCAGAGAGATCCAAAGACATGAGTTGTGTGAGGTTATCAGACAATTCAAGATGCGAGCGCGATCCTGTGAAATTGCACTTCTGAAGATACAAATACCTCAAAGATTTCAAACTGCTTGTCAAGAAATGCAGATCTATTGAGATTTTAGTCTCAGAGAGCCCCAAGTAGTTCAGTGGACTACTCCAATTAGATTTGGGGGTATACCCTGTGAGATCAGTGTTTCCAAACAATTTAAGTTCTTCCAGGTTGGGTAGGTGGAAAACATTCTCTGGGAACTTACCACGCAAATTACAAAATGAGAGCCAAAGCGAAGTCAAGGAAGAGGACAAATTCAGGAAGGAATCAGGTATAACTGAAGACATGTCGACAAACTGGAGAGAAAGCACTCTAAGGCTGGTGAGGTTCTGAGCAATTCCTTTCATGGTAAGCATGTCTATTGTTGTTTTTTCATAGGGCCTAGAAGAGTATGAGGAGAGCTCAAGTGAAACAAGTTTGGAAAGCTGGGAGATTTCGGAAGGGATTTTTCCTGTGAAGTGGGAATCAGTGAGGTGGAGGTGTGTCATACTTACAAATCCACCAAACTTGAAAATGGAAGAACCCATGAAATCATTGAAAGATAGGTCTAGCATCTTGAGATGGCCAAGAGAGAATAAGCTGCTGTTGGGGTGAAGTATTCCTTGAAGCCCACCATAACTAAGGTTGAGGCCGCTCACGTGACCAGTGACCCTTTCACATGTGACACCACTCCATTTGCAACAGTCTTCCTCTTTTGCCCATGAGTCTGTCTTGGGAGAAAAGAAGTCTGTCTTGGGATAAGCATATATAGAGTGATTAACTTGAAATGAGTTCTTGAATTGAAGTAAAGCAGAACTCTCATCAGAATTACACACATGCCTtgaagaaggaggagaggaAGAGTTGGAAGATGATAATGAACAGTTCAATTGAGAagtaaagaggaagaagaggagacaGAGCCATGAGAACCACCAAACCATATTTTCTTTAGAGATTGAATGCACGTCTAATAATATTTCTGCGAGAAATTATGTACCAAGTAAACTTCTTTATATTGTGAAAACATGTTTCCAGTGTAATATATGCATAATTGCATAGAAATTTCTTACAAGAGTATAAAATACCATTGTCTGTTGAATAAAGACATACACTCATCCTAATTCCACAACCACTAGCTAGAAAGAagtttatattgttgaacaGACAATGTTTATATTGTGAAAACATGTTTCCAGTGTAATATATGCATAATTGCATAGAAATTTCTTACAAGAGTATAAAATACCATTGTCTGTTGAATAAAGACATACACTCATCCTAATTCCACAACCACTAGCTAGAAAGACCCGTccagaccaaaaacaaaactttAATATCTCTCTAATGGTGGTTGTTGACTGTAATTGCAAGTCTTTTCTTTATGCAATAAGACCCGTCCACACCAAAAACAAAACTTTAATATCTCTCTAATGGTGGTTGTTGACTGCTTAGCAAttatattcttttctttatgcAATATTATGCTTGGCTAGATGAGCCTTTCAGAATTTATTCAGAAAATTGTAAAATTTGTATTTCGCTACAAACTATTCGTTTTACATTATACTTTTCTAATTATTCGTTCCGCAAATGTATAACAAATATCCTATATCCAATGACAGTTCTTCTTTTTTGAATGTAAATGTTTATAAATCTTTTTATTGGATAAGTAATTGTAACAAAGCGAATAATATGGTTTtcaccagaaaaaaaaatacaatacaGCAAATCATCCAGCAACCGAGCCAGATTtacaaattcaaagaaaaaaagtcAAAAGGGAGCTGATCCAAACTTGGCTTGAAAAATGATGAAGCAATGTCTAAAATTTTTACCAAGAAGCCTCATAGTTTATAACGCAGAGTTGATGTGCTAATCATCTAACAGGAATATTATCATTTTGATCATCCTTCAAGACATCACTCTTCAAACCAAGaacaaacaatttttttttttttttaatgtttcttTGGTCCTAcacaaggtttcaaatttctctGAAACTACCAAAATTTCCATCGAAATTTCCTTAATTTGGAGGTACTGAAACAAAATTTATATgttatatcatttccgtcaggaGTTTTCcgaaatttttcaaaattttccgtacatttccgagaaatttttaatttttgaaatatctacacacacaaaatatatttaaaaattcacacctTTGTCTAATTTCTATGAAATTTGTATGCCACCGACAATGAAGTTTTTTACTCAtattttcatgaagaaaatatgaaattttgattttttttccaatcaagttgaatacaacaaaaaacctttttgcttttatctgctaccaaaatcatttccaaaattcatgtacttgggaggagtattgtatgatactaaatgtaAGCAGTTCAACCATATGGATCGAACCACATCGCAGTAATACTTATTCTTAATActttatattgcttttgttgtacttgttcattttcattcacggaGTTTTGGTATTACGTCCCCTCTCCCAAAttgtatttttctaattattagtgaaaaaggCATGATGACCAAGCTTCCCACTGGGTTCCAgccataaaattaaaaaaaaaaaaaaagtaaatcacattcacattatcaatatacaacacaattataattacatatagataaaacaatagtttagcaacctactacagtactagttaatcactcgtacatattaaatatcacaattctattataaatgtataattttagagaggttaCATTGTAAGTAGGTTTATTACAGGTTAGTTTAGTGactttagtctatgtaaaagtttcaatcaaaaatatcattttaatgcaattaatatgatttctttatttttaaccgaaactgaaatttaaaaccttgggTAAGACTAGTATTACTCAAACGGTGCTTTTATACGCATTGTCCGaattcaacttgtacgccattgacaattcaacttgtacgccatTTAGTCAGGTTTGAGTTGGTCAAGGTTGAGTGATTTAtatattgtggaacaatgaTAATTCAACTGGGTTCCAgccatcaaaaaaagaaaagaaaaaagtaaatcacattcacattatcaatataaagcacaataataatcacatatagaaagaaaaaaaacacactagtttagcaacctattacagtactagttaattactcgtacatattaaatatcacaattctattataaatgtataattttagacaggtttgctcacctaagggacattTTTTaaggactgtgagggacaaatacatctcaaccacatatattaaatataaaagcagaaattataacaacttaaaactgtgcatttattttcagccgtcagattcacttgtctctcacagtcccttaaaaactgtcccttaggtgagcagggCTGCAGGCCTTTAATTGTAGAGAGGTCACATTGTAAATAagttattataggttagtttagtctatgtaaaagtttcattcaaaaatatcattttataaatgcaattaatatgatttctttatttttaaccgaaatcgaaactgaaattaaaattttctcctaaattttcttaaatttgaa harbors:
- the LOC133733758 gene encoding receptor-like protein Cf-9 homolog isoform X1, encoding MVWWFSWLCLLFFLFTSQLNCSLSSSNSSSPPSSRHVCNSDESSALLQFKNSFQVNHSIYAYPKTDFFSPKTDSWAKEEDCCKWSGVTCERVTGHVSGLNLSYGGLQGILHPNSSLFSLGHLKMLDLSFNDFMGSSIFKFGGFVSMTHLHLTDSHFTGKIPSEISQLSKLVSLELSSYSSRPYEKTTIDMLTMKGIAQNLTSLRVLSLQFVDMSSVIPDSFLNLSSSLTSLWLSFCNLRGKFPENVFHLPNLEELKLFGNTDLTGYTPKSNWSSPLNYLGLSETKISIDLHFLTSSLKSLRYLYLQKCNFTGSRSHLELSDNLTQLMSLDLSGNSFGGHIPWSLLNLEHLHYLDLSSNIFVGLPEIHGNSTKASSTLHDSSKKQLLGGSIPMGLTFLSLYNNLLSGTIPSLVYSLPSLEYLHLGNNEFTGNIKDFQSLSLSYLYLNNNKLHGMIPNSIYGLVKLSDLYIASNNLSGVVKFEKFQNLQSLIHLDLSYNCLTVSFQNFSNYTLPKLSSLHMSGCKITQFPHFLRTSTQLRSLDLSNNQIQGNVPTWVLDVGRNSLSYFLMSNNQLTGALPSTICNLTSVQVIDLSKNSLSGRIPQCIGNFSQKLSDLDLHLNKFRGKIPSTFPKGNILRDLNLRGNQLEGTLPKSLINCTKMEVLDLGDNKLNDTFPNWLESLPELQVLILRSNRLYGPIGSPETRFPFRKLRIIDLSHNQFGGPLPTKYFQKLVAMKNVQDDELKYMGESYYQDTVTVVMKGLYLELVKIQTMFTTIDFSNNVFTGEIPGVIGKLKSLKGLNFSSNKLNGSIPSAFVNLTSLEWLDISSNVLSGEIPRQLADLTWLAKLNLSGNQLVGPIPRGKQFETFENDSYSGNLGLCGSPLSKTCINDEAPQPPTFDQQDGDMNVFDWKIVWMGYGCGMVIGLSVGYIVLSIAKVDRGVRVMGRKIRSRMAKRAKKTSVGTRKW